From Brassica rapa cultivar Chiifu-401-42 chromosome A06, CAAS_Brap_v3.01, whole genome shotgun sequence:
GGCTCGATCTGAGCAAAGAACTCATCCCACACCCACGAGTAGCCACGAGCATAGCTTATATCTCCAATGTGTGAAATAAAAGATGGCTTGTCACCAAGAGCTTCGATGTCACGTAGGATCCACTTCACGGTTGATTTACTCTCTTGTTGCGTGCGGATGAAGGTTTTGTAAGGTGTAGCGCAACCCATATCTCCAAATATGAACGCTCTGGTTTCTTGTGCGTACATGTCTCGAGATATGAAGCTATAGATATCGCTCCATCCCTTTGCTTCACTCCCAATCTGATTCACACGACGCAATACATAAGTAACACCAAGAAAATATAGAACACATTATTTATCAATCATGTAATCAAAGACATAAATACCTTTTTTATTATAACtcgaattttatatttaattaaattaattcttTTGTCAAGTTATTAATATACGGAACAGCTACATTCCTCTCGTTTCTTAaggaatatattaaaaatactttttttctccagattgatttttttttaattttattcattcagtttcttttttattcttctGTTTACCTAATTAGTTTAATGGAATTTCAATTCTAAATAAACTGATGATAAAAGAATTAattcatctatcttatatagtACCTAAAATTTCATCTAACTAATACACTTTTTCGGGATGATGATTCTCTGACCATTAATTTCAGAATATCGATCATCGAAACCAACTTTAGGCCATATCGATTATGAATGAGATTGCAGTACATGGATTTGGTTCTCATACTATATTAAGTTAGATATGTTTCCAACTTAAATCAATTTGCGATAAATAGATTGGTCTATCTCTTATCTGATTGGTTTACCTGATAGTAGTTCCTAACGGCCGGATTCAAATTCTTCAAAACTGTATGAAAAATCCAACCAGGATCTCTCCAGCCGATGCTGGAATTAGCCGGAGCATTGCACATCTGCTCTCTATCATACCTAATCCCACGCGCCGCCGCGGAGTTTCCCAACAAATCCTTAGTCTCTCCGTATCTCACAAACCGTTCGTCACCATCCCCGGCCACAAAGGTAACCTGCATCCTGTTAGGCTTATTCTCATACGCCAGATGGATCTGCTCCGCCTTATCCACGGCGGATCCGAAAGTCACCTTTTCCGACTCAGCCAAAAGATGCTTCGTTCCAGGCAAAGGATTCTGATCGTGATCCAAGTGTTTGGTGTCGATCTCGGACTGCGTCCACCGGAAGATCCGGAAAGTGTAATCCGATCGGAGATTGGTGAGTGGGAGGGTGATCGATCCGTAGCCGGATTTGGAAGTCGACGAAGCGTTGAGGAATTTGTAGCCGATGAAGTGGTCGTGAGGAGAGTCGGGAGGCGAGTAGATGCCTAGCCAGTCGAGATCGGAAGGAGAGTCGACGTCGGACCATTGGATGGTGACGTTATCGCCAGATCGTTTAAGAGTTGTGGGGGAAACGGAGAGGGTCGCCTCGGCGTTGGCTGAGGAGGTGAAGATAGAGAGGAAGAGGGTGAAGAAGATAGAGAAATTGAGAATCATGGCGATAATATGCGAGTTTAAGAAAGAAATTATTTGATTCCCGCCAGAGAGGGAGAGGATTTAAACACTATTTAATACGGCGACGTTTTCGTCGTTCTCTGTGTTGGTTGGATTGGGTTCATTGGAATTTTAAGCTATTTTTAAAAACCATTAGTTTCTccgttttaaattatttatcgttgaattttttcacacaaattaattattttttcattatttaactgtttattaatttaattaaaaatgtaatCAGTGGAAAAAATTGTGATAGAATCAGAAGATAGTGATGGACGGTTTACAAACACTATATAACGTCAATCCGATAATGGCAACAAATGTTCTTCTcagtagtttttatttataagaaaagaTCAGCGAATCAATGTGCTGAATGTTAGCCAAGCAAGCTTGTTTCTCTCCATTACAATGGTCCAATGGAGTTTATTTTATTCATGTCCTGCTTTCATGCAACAACTTGTAATACATGATActgaagacttaaaaaccaaaGAAATCAGAAAATAGTACGCGTTCAAATAAGACGTGAGGACGAACAGTGCAGATAAGATCCTGGAACTGTAAGACACAGGCGTCATTGTTTAGTTATGCTTATGCATATATATTACAACTCTCGTTCATATACATATAGGAATCTCGCCTTGTTTTCTGGCTCTTAAGATTCATTTTCCTTGTTTGTAGTTGATGTGTTTTCTGCATGTAAACGATTCCTTTAATTTATCCACTATTTGAAAAGTTGAATATAAAGgaatctgttttgttttttttttttttttttttttttttttgatcaaaattttgtttcttttcactGTCCTTTTGAGAAAGCAAAGAACCAAAAAGCCAAGGAGGGAAAAGAATGAAAAAAGTGTTCTTTACTTTACCTACACAGCTTTATGATCCAAATATGAAACTTGCATGCAAAGCAATAATCTCAAAACACCCTTCAAAAACCCAAAACCCTCAAACACATCTAACCAAACTCCCTCAAGTTCTCCCACCATATTTTAGATTGAATATGGATAGCTTGATCAAGCAAACAAGGTAAATCACTAAGTATCGAAATTTATCTTTTCATTCAACTACACAAACATACATATATTGATGTAAgcgattttgttattttatctcAGGAGGAGGCATCCAACTTCCCAGGGCAAAACTGGTGAGGTTGGTAGCTCCACTAGAGAGAAGAAAGTGCCAGCAAGGAGATCTGTTTCATTCAAAGAAGGTGCCACAAACTTCTCTGATATGTTTGTTCTTGTTAGACCAATCtttgatgttttattaattttaccCTTAGGGCTTATATCATAATATTATGTGTGCTAGTAGATAAGAAGAAGCCTTCAAGCTGGTTACAAAAGCAGTTCATGAGGCAAATGAGCGACCAAGGCTATGACCCGATCAGCGAGATGGACCACGCAGCTGCGGTTGCAGCCACTGCTTATGCCATAACCACTTTTGAAGAAACTTGGCTAGAGAGTTATCATGTAAAGGTTCTAACCAAGACTTTTTGCTATAGTTAATTAGAGTAACCATTTTTCTAGTAATTTGAGTTTAAATAAAACAGACTGGTCTCGAACGTGGAGCTTCGTTGTCAAGGAGCAAGAGTAGAAGAGAAGCGTCACCTTTTGAAGAACCAAGAAGCTTGTCAAGAAGATTCTCAGGTAACATTACAGAACAACTTAAACATTGTTATTCAACCGAAAATATTTGATTggatgttaaaaatataaatttacatattGTGCTTCTGTTGATATAGGACAACTTTCACTTAAGGAACCAGAGTTAAATGGAGACCACACCAGACGAAGTGGGGATTCAAGGGAGAAACGTGAGAGACAAAGAAAACGGGTTTCTGAACCGCCAGCTCCAATGCGGAAACAACCACCGACCAGGACACGATCAGAACGTCAtgctccaccaccaccaccaccaccccctcctcctcctctatcgCCTCCGCCTCTCCGGCTTCCACCTATGGAAATCAAAACGCATAGCTCAGGCCATACTAGTCGAAAAGATGATGCTACAGCAGATGATTGGGAAAAAACTGAACTAGCTAAGATCAAAGCAAGGTAAGTCTcaatacacacacacaaatgAATGTATACATGTGTTGTTATTACATTAAAACACATGTATTACACAAGCAGGTACGAGAAGTTAAACAGAAAGATCGATCTgtgggaagagaagaagagggaCAAAGCTAGAAGGAAGCTGGACAAATCTGAGGTCGATTATATGATTTGCCTTTTTCTTTAATCTAGTCATGATGATGATATTTTGAGATTCTTTTCTCTAACTGGTTGGTGCATGAACAACAGAGCGAACAAGAacagaagaggaagagaggtttgcagagatttagagaagacaTGGAATACATTGAACAGATTGCAGCCGGAGCAAGAGCTCAGGCAGGGAAACAAAGGCAGACCGAAGAGTTGAAGGTGAAGGAGAAAGCAGGAATTGTGCGTAGTACCGGTAAAATTCCTGGAAAAGCATGTTTCTGTTTCTGAGACCAAGACAGAggatctctatatatatatttgtagcTATTGTGAGTGTATGTTTGAAAGAGAGATTATTTCAAATTGATGACTctgttaattaatattgtacTATCATAGTTCTGatgatataaatttatagaagttttactGTACAATTATTCCCAATTATCACATGAAAGGAGCTTGGGATGGTGATAGAAGTCTATCATGGTTTGTCTTTGAACTCAATCTTGAACTGGTGGGAGCAGACCAGTTTCCATCTTCCTCTTCACTAACCGACATGTTCAAATCAATACGACACTTATTATTACTAACCGAAACCTTTTGTCCCGGTCTGTTCCTCAGTTTGCTGATCCTCATCCGAAAGTGGTTCACATGGTTCGTTGATGTCTAGCATCCTTACTTTATGGGCTTTATCTCTTTCTGCATCTGATTCATCCCTATAAGAGTTACCGTTGATTTTCCTAGTCTCTGGTTAACTGGAACAAGAACCAGACTTTGAACTCTCTAGCCACATAAGATTCTGAACACTGCTTCCTGCCTCCTCTTTGATATTGGAACTCGGAACAGCATCATTACTCTTCGGATTGCATTTCCCATCAGCCACCTCAGAGTTACAAGCAGACTTGGTTTTAACAAGCCATGGTAAAGTAGCTAGATGTTCTTCATCCTTTACGACTTCAACAACAGAAGCTGTTGAAAGTGTCACATTCAAGTTCAAATCT
This genomic window contains:
- the LOC103872085 gene encoding uncharacterized protein F44E2.3 isoform X2 produces the protein MKKVFFTLPTQLYDPNMKLACKAIISKHPSKTQNPQTHLTKLPQVLPPYFRLNMDSLIKQTRRRHPTSQGKTGEVGSSTREKKVPARRSVSFKEDKKKPSSWLQKQFMRQMSDQGYDPISEMDHAAAVAATAYAITTFEETWLESYHVKTGLERGASLSRSKSRREASPFEEPRSLSRRFSGQLSLKEPELNGDHTRRSGDSREKRERQRKRVSEPPAPMRKQPPTRTRSERHAPPPPPPPPPPPLSPPPLRLPPMEIKTHSSGHTSRKDDATADDWEKTELAKIKARYEKLNRKIDLWEEKKRDKARRKLDKSESEQEQKRKRGLQRFREDMEYIEQIAAGARAQAGKQRQTEELKVKEKAGIVRSTGKIPGKACFCF
- the LOC103872085 gene encoding uncharacterized protein F44E2.3 isoform X4, producing MKKVFFTLPTQLYDPNMKLACKAIISKHPSKTQNPQTHLTKLPQVLPPYFRLNMDSLIKQTRRRHPTSQGKTGEVGSSTREKKVPARRSVSFKEDKKKPSSWLQKQFMRQMSDQGYDPISEMDHAAAVAATAYAITTFEETWLESYHTGLERGASLSRSKSRREASPFEEPRSLSRRFSGQLSLKEPELNGDHTRRSGDSREKRERQRKRVSEPPAPMRKQPPTRTRSERHAPPPPPPPPPPPLSPPPLRLPPMEIKTHSSGHTSRKDDATADDWEKTELAKIKARYEKLNRKIDLWEEKKRDKARRKLDKSESEQEQKRKRGLQRFREDMEYIEQIAAGARAQAGKQRQTEELKVKEKAGIVRSTGKIPGKACFCF
- the LOC103872085 gene encoding uncharacterized protein F44E2.3 isoform X1, encoding MKKVFFTLPTQLYDPNMKLACKAIISKHPSKTQNPQTHLTKLPQVLPPYFRLNMDSLIKQTRRRHPTSQGKTGEVGSSTREKKVPARRSVSFKEVDKKKPSSWLQKQFMRQMSDQGYDPISEMDHAAAVAATAYAITTFEETWLESYHVKTGLERGASLSRSKSRREASPFEEPRSLSRRFSGQLSLKEPELNGDHTRRSGDSREKRERQRKRVSEPPAPMRKQPPTRTRSERHAPPPPPPPPPPPLSPPPLRLPPMEIKTHSSGHTSRKDDATADDWEKTELAKIKARYEKLNRKIDLWEEKKRDKARRKLDKSESEQEQKRKRGLQRFREDMEYIEQIAAGARAQAGKQRQTEELKVKEKAGIVRSTGKIPGKACFCF
- the LOC103872085 gene encoding serine/arginine repetitive matrix protein 1 isoform X3, which codes for MKKVFFTLPTQLYDPNMKLACKAIISKHPSKTQNPQTHLTKLPQVLPPYFRLNMDSLIKQTRRRHPTSQGKTGEVGSSTREKKVPARRSVSFKEVDKKKPSSWLQKQFMRQMSDQGYDPISEMDHAAAVAATAYAITTFEETWLESYHTGLERGASLSRSKSRREASPFEEPRSLSRRFSGQLSLKEPELNGDHTRRSGDSREKRERQRKRVSEPPAPMRKQPPTRTRSERHAPPPPPPPPPPPLSPPPLRLPPMEIKTHSSGHTSRKDDATADDWEKTELAKIKARYEKLNRKIDLWEEKKRDKARRKLDKSESEQEQKRKRGLQRFREDMEYIEQIAAGARAQAGKQRQTEELKVKEKAGIVRSTGKIPGKACFCF